A region of Fimbriimonadaceae bacterium DNA encodes the following proteins:
- the der gene encoding GTPase Der, whose amino-acid sequence MSAKIPTVVIVGRPNVGKSTFFNRLVGKRVAVVEDQPGVTRDRLYAEATWKKRKFTVVDTGGILFSDDDPLIEQIRTQAQVALAEADVILFLVDGGEGLRPDDMELANHLRGVKKPLYIVVNKADNPNRAAMAPEFYSLGLGEVFPISSIHGRGVSDLLDEVVNEFPVAAEEDDLSEEIRLAIVGRPNVGKSSMLNAFTGEVRSIVSDIPGTTRDAIDTLIQYKGDTFRLIDTAGLRRRGKIQGTVEYYMAMRASQAIERCHCALIVVDGDEGLTDGDKRIAKMAHDQGRACVIAVNKWDLVEPPDGEPRKNSGAKKDFVAQFRREFPELAYAEICFTSAKETAGLEPVLDTVLKALESWNFRISTGRLNRLIQEACDRRPYTTKGKALRIYYSTQVAARPPTFVVFCNDPDILHFSYQRYLENQLRKEFKLEGTPIRLTARSSRDRD is encoded by the coding sequence ATGAGCGCCAAAATTCCCACCGTCGTCATCGTCGGGCGGCCGAACGTCGGCAAGAGCACGTTCTTTAACCGCCTCGTTGGTAAGCGTGTTGCGGTCGTGGAAGACCAGCCGGGAGTGACCCGTGACCGGCTCTATGCTGAAGCAACTTGGAAGAAGCGGAAGTTCACGGTCGTCGATACCGGCGGAATCCTCTTCTCTGACGATGATCCGCTCATCGAGCAGATTCGGACGCAGGCCCAGGTCGCGCTCGCGGAAGCCGACGTCATCCTGTTCCTTGTTGATGGCGGGGAAGGGCTCCGGCCCGACGATATGGAACTGGCTAACCACCTGCGCGGCGTGAAAAAGCCACTTTACATCGTTGTCAACAAGGCCGATAACCCGAACCGTGCGGCGATGGCGCCGGAGTTCTATTCGCTTGGGCTTGGTGAGGTCTTTCCGATCAGTTCCATCCATGGCCGAGGGGTATCAGACCTTCTGGATGAAGTAGTTAATGAGTTTCCGGTCGCGGCTGAAGAGGACGATCTTAGCGAGGAGATTCGACTCGCCATTGTTGGACGCCCGAATGTGGGGAAGTCGTCGATGCTTAACGCCTTCACGGGGGAAGTCCGCTCCATTGTCAGCGATATTCCAGGCACGACTCGCGATGCCATCGACACCCTCATCCAGTACAAGGGCGACACGTTTCGGCTGATTGACACCGCCGGCCTTCGGCGGCGCGGCAAGATTCAAGGAACCGTCGAGTACTACATGGCGATGCGGGCGTCACAAGCGATCGAGAGGTGCCACTGTGCCCTGATCGTGGTGGACGGCGACGAGGGTTTGACGGACGGTGACAAGCGCATCGCGAAAATGGCCCACGACCAGGGCAGGGCCTGCGTGATCGCCGTGAACAAATGGGATTTAGTCGAGCCGCCGGACGGTGAGCCTCGCAAGAATTCCGGAGCCAAGAAGGATTTTGTCGCTCAGTTTCGCCGCGAATTCCCCGAGCTTGCCTATGCCGAAATCTGCTTCACCAGTGCCAAGGAAACCGCGGGTTTGGAGCCGGTTCTGGACACCGTCCTAAAGGCGCTCGAGTCCTGGAACTTCAGGATTTCGACGGGCCGACTCAACCGCTTGATCCAAGAGGCTTGCGATCGCCGACCCTACACCACTAAAGGTAAGGCTCTGCGGATTTACTACAGCACGCAGGTTGCGGCGAGGCCGCCGACGTTCGTAGTCTTCTGCAACGATCCTGACATTCTCCACTTCAGCTACCAGCGATACCTGGAGAACCAGTTGCGGAAGGAATTCAAGCTCGAAGGGACACCGATTCGCCTGACCGCCCGCTCGAGCCGGGATCGCGACTAG
- the tpiA gene encoding Triosephosphate isomerase encodes MGTKLVAGNWKMNGTIPGSAALLEAFLRDIDLKAQTAVDVVVCPPFLSIARIRELIRTAPVKLGAQDVFWAESGAFTGKVSATMLFDAGVEFCIVGHSETRGRFGKLETPVSTLPYFGETNETINLKLKALLYHSITPILCVGENAAERDAGHTDEVIIQQLDQALVGIDPAELYTFVVAYEPVWAIGTGNTCDAAEAQRVCQMIRVHLVERVGADVAEMVRILYGGSVKAGNAKELFSQPDIDGGLVGGASLDAFEFAQIVLAA; translated from the coding sequence ATGGGTACGAAACTCGTAGCGGGCAATTGGAAAATGAACGGGACCATTCCCGGATCCGCCGCTCTGCTCGAGGCCTTTCTTCGCGACATCGACCTCAAGGCCCAAACCGCGGTCGATGTCGTCGTCTGTCCGCCATTTCTCAGCATCGCGAGAATTCGTGAGCTCATTCGAACTGCGCCGGTCAAGCTTGGTGCGCAGGACGTGTTCTGGGCAGAATCAGGCGCTTTCACCGGCAAGGTCAGCGCGACGATGCTTTTTGATGCCGGCGTCGAGTTCTGCATTGTCGGTCATTCCGAAACTCGAGGCCGTTTTGGAAAGCTGGAGACGCCCGTTTCGACGCTTCCCTACTTTGGTGAGACCAACGAGACCATCAACCTAAAGCTTAAGGCGCTTCTGTACCACAGCATTACGCCGATCCTTTGTGTCGGGGAGAACGCTGCCGAACGCGACGCTGGCCATACTGACGAGGTCATCATCCAGCAGCTTGACCAGGCTCTGGTCGGCATCGATCCCGCTGAACTCTATACCTTTGTGGTCGCCTACGAGCCGGTCTGGGCCATTGGCACCGGCAACACGTGCGACGCCGCTGAGGCCCAGCGGGTCTGCCAGATGATCCGGGTTCATCTCGTGGAGCGAGTTGGAGCGGACGTTGCGGAGATGGTACGCATTCTTTACGGTGGGAGCGTGAAGGCCGGAAACGCCAAAGAGCTGTTCAGCCAGCCAGACATCGATGGTGGGCTTGTCGGTGGCGCGAGCCTCGACGCGTTCGAGTTTGCCCAGATCGTCCTTGCCGCATGA
- the ypbG_1 gene encoding putative protein YpbG, with amino-acid sequence MRKITRREAFGLGIAGVASVACYQFGSADRIRVERHELRVPRWSADGFKVALLTDLHVDSAVKYERAIEAWQLAFSERPDAILLGGDFISDSSPVARSLTEKTLRLCASTSTPTYGVLGNHDYWAGIASETIPMLAAALASNRSGLLRNETVEIDGVTICGIDDGLVDRDRHDRLSPSNDRNVICLFHEPDFVDRIDSRASIMLAGHSHGGQICLPFGLPLHMPKGARTYIAGFYDLDPVPLYVSRGIGTIGPDRRLFCPPEVTILTLWSG; translated from the coding sequence GTGCGCAAGATTACACGGCGCGAGGCGTTCGGCCTTGGGATTGCCGGCGTTGCTTCGGTCGCCTGCTACCAGTTCGGAAGTGCCGACCGCATCCGTGTCGAACGCCACGAACTGCGGGTTCCGCGCTGGTCCGCCGATGGCTTCAAGGTTGCTCTCCTCACCGATCTCCACGTTGATTCGGCTGTGAAATATGAAAGGGCGATCGAAGCCTGGCAACTTGCCTTTTCCGAACGGCCCGACGCCATCCTCTTGGGGGGCGACTTTATCAGCGACTCATCTCCAGTTGCCCGATCGCTGACTGAAAAGACCCTTAGGCTATGCGCGTCGACGTCCACTCCCACGTATGGCGTGCTTGGCAACCACGACTATTGGGCCGGGATTGCTTCCGAGACGATCCCGATGCTTGCGGCGGCGCTCGCCTCCAATCGTTCTGGACTGCTGCGGAACGAGACGGTCGAAATCGACGGTGTCACGATTTGTGGAATCGATGACGGGCTGGTTGATCGGGATCGTCACGACCGCCTATCACCGTCGAACGACCGAAATGTCATTTGTCTGTTCCATGAGCCGGACTTTGTCGACCGCATCGACTCCCGGGCCTCGATCATGCTTGCCGGCCACAGCCACGGTGGCCAAATCTGCCTGCCCTTTGGCTTGCCGCTCCACATGCCAAAGGGAGCGAGAACCTATATTGCCGGCTTCTACGACTTGGATCCGGTGCCGCTTTACGTGTCCCGCGGTATCGGCACAATCGGCCCCGACCGACGGCTCTTCTGTCCGCCGGAAGTAACGATCCTGACGCTCTGGTCGGGGTGA
- the pdhC_2 gene encoding Dihydrolipoyllysine-residue acetyltransferase component of pyruvate dehydrogenase complex, whose amino-acid sequence MPVEILMPELGEGVHEGTVSRWLKKIGEFVKEDEPIVEIMTDKVNTELPSPASGVLTQILIKEGEPVEVFHAMGLIDDGAQAGQAAATTTEAPSAPAPKAEIQVPAPETKTSPADVTAPSPGERRWYSPVVRSMAKANGIAETELAGIKGSGAGGRVNKKDLEAFLASRSGTPASSPAELRPAPTTTPPAAGPETEIVPLAGMRKMIAEAMVRSSQVPTVSTLTDVDVTKMVGFRSANKDSFQAQFGVKFTYTPFFIKALTEALQEFPLVNSSLQDGQIHLNRAVHMGVAVALGSKGDEGLIVPVIRDCHKKGLIEIAKELEEIASKARSNSLAVADVQGGTFTLTNPGSYGAVLGTPMINAPQAGILGTYTIQKKPVIVDDMIGIRSIMNLVLTYDHRIVDGLLAGRFLQSVKAKLEAFDFFR is encoded by the coding sequence ATGCCCGTCGAGATTCTCATGCCCGAACTAGGTGAGGGCGTGCACGAAGGAACCGTCAGCCGCTGGCTCAAAAAAATTGGCGAATTTGTGAAGGAAGACGAGCCGATCGTTGAGATCATGACCGACAAGGTCAATACTGAGCTGCCATCCCCAGCGTCTGGTGTCCTCACCCAAATCCTGATCAAGGAGGGCGAACCCGTGGAAGTGTTTCATGCGATGGGACTGATCGACGATGGAGCTCAAGCCGGGCAGGCAGCGGCAACGACGACAGAGGCACCTTCAGCCCCTGCCCCCAAAGCGGAAATCCAGGTTCCGGCTCCGGAAACCAAAACTTCGCCGGCCGATGTGACGGCTCCGTCCCCTGGCGAACGGCGCTGGTACTCGCCTGTCGTGCGATCCATGGCCAAAGCGAACGGCATCGCGGAGACCGAGCTGGCCGGAATCAAAGGGAGCGGGGCGGGCGGCAGAGTCAACAAGAAAGATCTGGAAGCCTTCTTGGCAAGCCGCTCAGGAACGCCTGCGAGTTCACCGGCGGAACTTCGGCCCGCACCAACGACTACGCCTCCGGCTGCCGGCCCGGAAACAGAGATCGTGCCGCTGGCCGGGATGCGAAAGATGATCGCCGAGGCCATGGTGCGGAGCTCGCAAGTTCCCACGGTGAGCACGCTGACCGACGTGGACGTGACGAAGATGGTCGGCTTCCGTTCGGCGAACAAGGACTCCTTCCAAGCTCAGTTTGGAGTGAAGTTCACCTACACTCCCTTCTTTATCAAGGCTTTGACGGAAGCACTGCAAGAGTTTCCCTTGGTCAACAGCTCCCTTCAGGATGGGCAAATCCACTTGAACCGCGCGGTTCACATGGGAGTTGCCGTCGCTCTGGGATCGAAGGGTGATGAGGGGCTTATCGTCCCCGTCATCCGTGATTGCCACAAAAAGGGCCTGATCGAGATCGCCAAGGAGCTTGAGGAGATCGCCTCCAAGGCCCGTTCGAACAGTCTTGCCGTTGCCGACGTGCAAGGTGGGACGTTTACGTTGACCAACCCGGGTTCGTATGGCGCAGTCCTTGGCACGCCGATGATCAATGCTCCGCAGGCAGGAATTCTTGGGACCTATACGATCCAGAAGAAGCCGGTTATCGTCGACGACATGATCGGCATCCGGTCCATCATGAACTTGGTGCTGACCTATGACCATCGCATCGTCGACGGGCTCTTGGCCGGGCGGTTTTTGCAGTCGGTCAAGGCGAAATTGGAAGCGTTCGACTTCTTCCGGTAA
- the ffh gene encoding Signal recognition particle protein, with amino-acid sequence MLDSLTKRLSGIFGGLRRKGRLSESDVADMLREIRVALLEADVNFQVAKQFVAAIKEKAVGEAVFGSLNADQTIIKIVRDELVSLLGEGETRFNWSPSPPTVVLLCGLQGSGKTTTAAKLARWLGGQGKKAMLAACDIQRPAAVKQLEVLGEQIEVPVYAKLDGTKPPQIAREALERAKYLMLDVLIVDTAGRLTIDDDLMAELKQVADAVRPSEVLLVLDSTTGQEAVTVAQHFNERISLTGTIFTKLDGDTRGGAVLSVRATAGVPVRFVGIGEQTDALDLFYPGRMAERILGMGDVMGIIERAEQVLDRSEAESLEKKIRGGAMDFNDFLSQIAMMRKMGPIQNLLKMVPGISQVPEEMLGQVNDGKIKQLEAIMLSMTPKERSNPDILNGSRRKRIAAGSGRTVEEVNQLIKQLYEMRRNMKQFSKLEKRFKKHKRR; translated from the coding sequence ATGCTCGATTCCCTGACGAAGCGCCTATCCGGCATCTTTGGCGGACTTCGTCGCAAGGGGCGGCTGAGCGAGTCGGACGTCGCCGACATGTTGCGCGAGATTCGCGTGGCGTTGCTCGAAGCCGATGTCAACTTCCAGGTTGCCAAGCAGTTTGTCGCGGCCATAAAGGAGAAGGCGGTCGGCGAAGCGGTTTTCGGCAGCCTCAATGCCGACCAGACGATCATCAAGATCGTTCGAGACGAGTTGGTGTCGCTGCTCGGCGAAGGTGAGACACGGTTCAACTGGTCCCCTTCTCCGCCAACGGTCGTGCTCCTTTGCGGCCTGCAGGGCTCGGGAAAGACAACGACTGCGGCGAAGCTCGCCCGTTGGCTCGGCGGCCAGGGCAAGAAGGCGATGCTGGCTGCCTGCGACATCCAGCGGCCGGCGGCGGTTAAGCAACTCGAGGTTCTTGGCGAACAAATCGAGGTTCCCGTTTACGCGAAGCTCGACGGCACAAAGCCGCCACAGATCGCTCGTGAGGCACTTGAGCGTGCCAAATACCTGATGCTCGATGTCCTGATCGTGGACACCGCTGGTCGCCTCACGATCGACGACGACCTAATGGCAGAGCTGAAGCAGGTCGCCGACGCGGTAAGGCCCTCCGAGGTGTTGCTCGTCCTCGATTCGACCACGGGCCAGGAAGCCGTTACCGTCGCTCAGCACTTTAACGAGCGAATCTCGCTCACCGGCACCATTTTCACCAAGCTGGACGGAGATACCCGAGGTGGCGCCGTTCTGTCTGTCCGGGCCACCGCTGGAGTCCCAGTACGTTTCGTTGGTATCGGCGAGCAAACCGACGCCCTCGATCTTTTCTATCCGGGGCGAATGGCAGAGCGCATCCTCGGCATGGGCGACGTGATGGGGATCATCGAGCGGGCGGAGCAGGTTCTTGACCGGAGCGAAGCCGAGAGTCTGGAAAAGAAGATTCGCGGCGGGGCGATGGACTTCAACGACTTCCTTTCACAGATCGCGATGATGCGGAAGATGGGTCCGATCCAAAACCTCTTGAAAATGGTGCCTGGAATCTCGCAGGTCCCTGAAGAGATGCTCGGGCAGGTTAACGACGGAAAGATAAAGCAATTGGAGGCAATCATGCTTAGCATGACGCCCAAAGAACGGTCAAATCCGGATATACTAAACGGCTCTCGGAGGAAGCGGATTGCTGCTGGTTCAGGCCGCACCGTCGAGGAAGTCAACCAGCTGATCAAACAGCTGTATGAGATGCGCCGCAACATGAAGCAGTTTTCAAAGCTTGAAAAGCGCTTCAAGAAGCACAAGCGCCGCTAA
- the rpsP gene encoding 30S ribosomal protein S16 — translation MGNKGRPFYRIVVARSTAARNGSFVEVLGTYDPLTRPSTVKLDNERALHWLLTGAQPTETMAHILQREGVLEKFFEQRPAAKQKYKGLNKVTAAMSRKSVVEAPAPAEKTEAPAAAPMVGEVAATVAETAPVVEAPAAEEAVSEEVVAEIAESPVAEAAPEPVAEEAAEEKPADA, via the coding sequence ATGGGCAACAAGGGCCGGCCGTTCTACCGCATCGTGGTAGCTCGATCGACCGCAGCCCGGAATGGCAGCTTCGTTGAGGTGCTGGGAACTTACGACCCGCTAACCCGACCCTCGACCGTTAAGCTCGACAATGAGCGCGCTCTTCACTGGTTGCTGACCGGCGCGCAGCCGACTGAAACGATGGCCCACATTCTCCAGCGCGAGGGCGTGCTTGAGAAGTTCTTCGAGCAGCGGCCCGCTGCCAAGCAGAAGTACAAGGGTCTCAATAAGGTCACGGCGGCGATGTCGCGCAAATCCGTGGTCGAAGCTCCTGCGCCAGCAGAAAAGACAGAGGCCCCTGCAGCCGCTCCGATGGTCGGAGAGGTTGCCGCCACGGTGGCGGAAACGGCTCCGGTCGTCGAAGCGCCCGCAGCTGAGGAAGCAGTCAGCGAAGAAGTCGTGGCCGAAATTGCCGAATCTCCGGTTGCAGAAGCTGCACCCGAGCCCGTCGCCGAGGAAGCCGCCGAAGAGAAACCGGCAGACGCTTAA
- the rimM gene encoding Ribosome maturation factor RimM — protein sequence MPKKTSADDRVQIGQVVGVFGLKGHVKVKILTEFTERFEPGQKLWIDGHEREILDAKWHRDQARIALAGISTPELAESLRWKYLEVPKSERPNLEEDEYYVDDLIGFEAFDASGKPLGKVNDVIAAPAHDILDIGGVLVPAVEEFVVEIDLDNERVVIQPIPGLFDDDSVEAR from the coding sequence TTGCCCAAAAAAACAAGCGCCGACGACCGCGTTCAAATCGGACAGGTCGTTGGCGTTTTTGGTTTAAAGGGCCATGTCAAAGTCAAAATCCTCACCGAGTTCACGGAGCGATTCGAGCCAGGCCAGAAACTGTGGATCGACGGTCACGAGCGGGAGATCCTCGATGCCAAGTGGCACCGCGACCAAGCTCGGATTGCGCTTGCCGGCATTAGCACTCCCGAACTCGCGGAGTCACTACGCTGGAAGTATCTCGAAGTGCCGAAGTCGGAACGGCCCAACCTTGAGGAGGACGAATACTACGTCGACGATCTAATCGGGTTTGAGGCCTTTGATGCCAGTGGCAAACCCCTTGGCAAGGTAAACGACGTGATCGCCGCCCCGGCGCACGACATTCTCGATATCGGAGGGGTTCTGGTGCCTGCCGTTGAGGAATTCGTCGTGGAGATCGACTTGGACAACGAGCGAGTCGTCATCCAGCCCATCCCGGGACTGTTCGATGACGACTCGGTTGAGGCGCGTTAG